In the genome of Cupriavidus taiwanensis, one region contains:
- a CDS encoding IclR family transcriptional regulator, whose amino-acid sequence MARPRAGTAVAPAGAPAARADKAQRGIQSVEVGARLLAALASARVPMPLAALADAAQLAPAQAHAYLVSLARLGLIKRDHLSGRYEPGPLALRLGLLHLEQDAAWRAALPRADALAQALGCSVAICLAGPQGPTIVRYVPATAPLHVNLHVGTVMALAATATGRVFCAFQPPAQWQPLWQAQQPDAGEADLAAFGDRLAEIRARGIERSIDAPSPAVSSLSVPVLDGAGALRLVLTLVGSTGAIDVDWHGAAARALLAAGAEIGAALREPNGEQA is encoded by the coding sequence ATGGCCAGACCCAGGGCGGGGACAGCGGTGGCGCCGGCGGGCGCGCCGGCGGCGCGTGCCGACAAGGCGCAGCGCGGCATCCAGAGCGTGGAGGTGGGCGCGCGCCTGCTCGCGGCGCTGGCCTCGGCGCGCGTGCCGATGCCGCTGGCGGCGCTGGCCGACGCCGCGCAGCTGGCGCCGGCGCAGGCGCACGCCTATCTGGTCAGCCTGGCGCGGCTTGGCCTGATCAAGCGCGACCACCTGTCCGGCCGCTACGAGCCCGGACCGCTGGCGCTGCGCCTGGGCCTGCTGCACCTGGAGCAGGACGCCGCCTGGCGCGCCGCGCTGCCACGCGCCGACGCGCTGGCGCAGGCGCTGGGCTGCAGCGTGGCAATCTGCCTGGCCGGGCCGCAGGGACCGACCATCGTGCGCTATGTGCCGGCCACCGCGCCGCTGCACGTCAACCTGCACGTGGGCACGGTGATGGCGCTGGCGGCCACTGCCACCGGCCGGGTGTTCTGCGCCTTCCAGCCGCCGGCGCAGTGGCAGCCGTTGTGGCAGGCGCAGCAGCCGGATGCCGGCGAAGCCGACCTGGCCGCGTTCGGCGACAGGCTTGCGGAAATCCGTGCGCGCGGCATCGAGCGCAGCATCGATGCGCCCAGCCCGGCCGTCAGCAGCCTCAGCGTGCCGGTGCTCGACGGCGCCGGCGCGCTGCGGCTGGTGCTGACGCTGGTGGGATCGACCGGTGCCATCGACGTCGACTGGCACGGCGCGGCGGCGCGGGCCTTGCTCGCCGCGGGCGCGGAGATCGGCGCGGCGCTGCGCGAACCGAACGGTGAACAGGCATGA
- a CDS encoding MBL fold metallo-hydrolase, producing the protein MSKAFASQADLEAKQITFTQLSENAWAYTAEGDPNSGVVIGDDGVLIVDTTATPAMAQDLIARIRTITDKPIKYVVLSHYHAVRVLGASAYFAEGAQQIIASRGTYEMIVERGEADMKSEIERFPRLFAGVETVPGLTWPTLVFDKEITLFLGQLEVRIAHLGSGHTKGDTVVWLPQQKVLFSGDLVEYDAACYCGDAQLAEWPATLDALQALNPEKLVPGRGPALTTPDEVKKGIAYTKDFVTTLFRSGQEAVAEKLDLKAAMAHTRRAMDPKFGHVFIYEHCLPFDVSRAYDEASGMRHPRIWTAQRDQEMWAALQD; encoded by the coding sequence ATGTCCAAGGCATTCGCATCGCAGGCCGACCTGGAAGCCAAGCAGATCACCTTCACCCAGCTGTCCGAGAACGCGTGGGCCTATACCGCCGAGGGCGATCCCAACTCCGGCGTGGTGATCGGCGATGACGGCGTGCTGATCGTCGACACCACGGCCACGCCGGCGATGGCGCAGGACCTGATCGCGCGCATCCGCACCATCACCGACAAGCCGATCAAGTACGTGGTGCTGTCGCACTATCACGCGGTGCGCGTGCTGGGCGCGTCGGCCTACTTTGCCGAGGGCGCGCAGCAGATCATCGCCAGCCGCGGCACCTACGAGATGATCGTCGAGCGCGGCGAGGCCGACATGAAGTCCGAGATTGAACGCTTCCCGCGCCTGTTCGCCGGCGTGGAAACGGTGCCCGGCCTGACCTGGCCGACGCTGGTGTTCGACAAGGAAATCACCCTGTTCCTGGGCCAGCTGGAAGTGCGCATTGCCCACCTGGGCTCGGGCCATACCAAGGGCGACACCGTGGTGTGGCTGCCGCAGCAGAAGGTGCTGTTCTCCGGCGACCTGGTCGAATACGACGCCGCCTGCTACTGCGGCGATGCGCAGCTGGCCGAATGGCCCGCCACGCTGGACGCGCTGCAGGCGCTGAACCCCGAGAAGCTGGTGCCGGGCCGCGGCCCCGCGCTGACCACGCCCGATGAAGTGAAAAAGGGCATCGCCTACACCAAGGACTTCGTCACCACGCTGTTCAGGTCCGGCCAGGAAGCGGTGGCGGAAAAGCTCGACCTGAAGGCCGCGATGGCGCACACGCGCCGCGCCATGGACCCGAAGTTCGGCCACGTCTTCATCTATGAGCACTGCCTGCCCTTCGATGTCTCGCGCGCCTACGACGAGGCCAGCGGCATGCGCCATCCGCGCATCTGGACCGCCCAGCGCGACCAGGAGATGTGGGCCGCGCTGCAGGACTGA